A genomic stretch from Desulfolutivibrio sulfodismutans DSM 3696 includes:
- a CDS encoding alpha/beta hydrolase family protein: MDPHAAHAGFRFKDPAMDFVFGSLVLGSAVNHGCEIGEAFATAALIKDGDADSWRDQWLKTAALIEARGEKALAEGHTVSARDQFMRACYAYRAALPSMLPDDPRFGLATGKCRELLKRAGRLLAPELEYIEIPFDGTVLPGYFRKASAGDAPAPTLIMIGGAETFAEDQYFYIAPQAFDRGYNFLTVDLPGQGLMPLQDRFFTPGGIGASISAVADYALSRKDVDPKRLAVYGISSGGGFVPMAAERDGRFSAIVMNNCVVDAGAGVTKMAVATATPEAVKGWSSFSRVSNQLIAWRFGVDRNNLPGLVEANSGLRFDPARVAMPALILVAAGEYKSAEIERQNRLCLDCLASTRKTMVVTPAAEGAANHCVMENRSLMSQVVFDWLDVTFSPR, from the coding sequence GTGGACCCGCACGCGGCCCACGCGGGCTTCCGGTTCAAGGATCCGGCCATGGACTTCGTGTTCGGCTCCCTGGTGCTCGGCTCCGCCGTGAACCACGGCTGCGAGATCGGCGAGGCGTTCGCCACGGCCGCCTTGATCAAGGACGGCGACGCGGACAGTTGGCGCGACCAGTGGCTGAAAACCGCCGCGCTCATCGAGGCCCGGGGCGAGAAAGCCCTGGCCGAGGGGCACACGGTGAGCGCACGCGACCAGTTCATGCGGGCTTGTTACGCCTACCGGGCCGCCCTGCCGTCCATGCTGCCGGACGATCCCCGCTTCGGGCTGGCCACCGGCAAGTGCCGTGAACTCCTGAAACGCGCGGGCAGGCTCCTCGCGCCCGAGCTTGAGTACATCGAAATCCCCTTCGACGGCACGGTGCTGCCCGGCTACTTCCGCAAGGCCTCCGCCGGGGACGCTCCCGCCCCCACGCTCATCATGATCGGCGGGGCCGAGACCTTCGCCGAGGACCAATACTTCTACATCGCGCCCCAGGCCTTCGACCGGGGGTACAACTTCCTGACCGTGGACCTGCCCGGACAAGGGCTCATGCCCCTGCAGGACCGTTTCTTCACGCCCGGCGGCATCGGCGCCTCCATCTCGGCTGTGGCGGATTACGCCTTGTCCCGGAAGGACGTGGACCCCAAGCGCCTGGCCGTCTACGGCATTAGCAGCGGCGGCGGCTTCGTGCCCATGGCGGCCGAGCGCGACGGCCGCTTCTCCGCCATAGTCATGAACAACTGCGTGGTGGACGCGGGCGCGGGCGTGACCAAAATGGCCGTGGCCACCGCCACCCCGGAGGCGGTGAAGGGCTGGTCCTCATTCAGCCGCGTGAGCAACCAGCTCATCGCCTGGCGTTTCGGAGTGGACAGGAACAACCTGCCCGGCCTGGTGGAGGCCAACAGCGGCCTGCGCTTCGACCCGGCCAGGGTGGCCATGCCAGCGCTCATCCTGGTGGCGGCCGGAGAATACAAGAGCGCGGAGATCGAGCGCCAGAACAGGCTCTGCCTGGACTGCCTGGCCAGTACGCGCAAGACCATGGTGGTTACGCCTGCCGCCGAGGGGGCCGCCAACCATTGCGTCATGGAGAACCGCAGCCTCATGAGCCAGGTGGTTTTCGACTGGCTGGACGTGACTTTCTCGCCCCGCTGA